The Deinococcus detaillensis genome contains a region encoding:
- a CDS encoding HAD hydrolase family protein, with protein sequence MSLPTHRPQLLAFDLDGTLILEASLSVPKHTQTALGRLRGLGIQTAIVTGRDHPPSGVLDAAQPAAVATSNGGRIEFAGRVHQELRFSEEELASVLAHQLGNARVIAFTSSALYVDMPPGVAAPEWLVRREHYPLSEAPASEIIKVGFYHPEVASWRDTLRGQHAQLVYTGAQPPYPDFLTVTPSGADKGAALSVIAHQLGVPMERVTAFGDSDNDEAMLSVAGWAVQVGSLPLLRPHANEQVERPETLGNYLHALADSLAAAT encoded by the coding sequence ATGTCTTTGCCCACACACCGCCCCCAACTGCTCGCCTTCGATCTCGACGGCACTTTGATTCTGGAAGCCAGCCTGAGCGTGCCCAAGCATACCCAAACGGCCCTTGGGCGGCTGCGCGGTCTGGGGATTCAGACGGCCATCGTTACCGGACGCGACCATCCACCTTCCGGCGTACTGGACGCGGCGCAACCGGCGGCGGTGGCCACCAGCAACGGCGGGCGCATCGAGTTCGCGGGGCGGGTGCATCAAGAACTGCGCTTCAGCGAAGAAGAGTTGGCGTCGGTGCTGGCCCACCAGCTCGGCAACGCCCGCGTGATCGCCTTTACCAGCAGCGCCCTTTACGTCGACATGCCGCCCGGAGTCGCTGCCCCCGAATGGTTGGTGCGGCGGGAACACTACCCGCTCAGCGAAGCTCCGGCGAGCGAAATTATCAAAGTGGGCTTTTACCACCCCGAAGTGGCGAGCTGGCGCGACACTCTGCGCGGCCAGCACGCTCAGTTGGTGTATACCGGTGCCCAGCCGCCTTACCCCGATTTTTTGACGGTGACGCCCAGCGGCGCAGACAAAGGCGCGGCCCTGAGCGTCATTGCCCATCAGCTTGGCGTCCCGATGGAGCGGGTCACGGCCTTTGGCGACAGCGACAACGACGAAGCGATGCTGTCGGTGGCGGGCTGGGCAGTGCAGGTCGGTTCGCTGCCGCTGCTGCGCCCCCACGCCAACGAGCAGGTGGAGCGCCCCGAAACGCTGGGCAATTACCTGCACGCTCTGGCAGACAGCTTGGCCGCGGCAACTTGA
- a CDS encoding FAD-dependent oxidoreductase: protein MGNVYAHVGQTFEPVPYDVVVLGAGRMGSLAAHFLMLERPSLKLLLLDQGGLPNEEGATILAPGIWTALDVPPGKRAQADWTRRLLTGDLSPEDGGLGKAGQSDAPTLPRGLVELLANSVEGSRPSREVRGLPADLADFDALPFARLDPLALSYSAASLTTRAAQSAVRTGADLMLNVKAQPIQTGVKLSRLSVTNTHQIVVHETHLLEAGQVIVAAGAEGPHLAENALGSVTHHARAYRQLPRLNVATSDTTAVLRAAGLTLRPYAGGLTLVPPVHHRDPHGYAPTGGRLSGVPVGLRRETLEDVLRAMDVLPALGTAALELGRSVSDVPGAWLALPQGGWPLFEPLTERHWLLLGGEKADLVGPAVARELAKAVIGSVE from the coding sequence ATGGGTAACGTCTACGCGCACGTCGGCCAAACGTTTGAGCCGGTGCCCTACGACGTGGTGGTGCTGGGTGCGGGGCGGATGGGGAGCTTGGCGGCGCATTTTTTGATGCTGGAGCGCCCCAGTCTCAAGCTGCTGCTGCTCGATCAGGGCGGCCTGCCCAATGAAGAAGGCGCGACCATTTTGGCTCCCGGCATCTGGACGGCGCTCGACGTGCCGCCCGGCAAACGCGCACAGGCCGACTGGACGCGCCGCCTGCTCACGGGCGACCTCAGCCCTGAAGACGGCGGGTTGGGCAAGGCCGGCCAGAGCGACGCGCCGACTTTACCGCGCGGCCTGGTGGAGCTGCTGGCAAACAGCGTGGAGGGCAGCAGGCCCAGCCGTGAAGTGCGCGGCCTGCCCGCCGACCTCGCAGACTTCGACGCCTTGCCTTTCGCCCGCCTCGATCCTCTGGCCCTGAGTTACAGCGCCGCCTCGCTGACCACTCGCGCCGCCCAGAGCGCCGTTCGGACGGGGGCCGATTTGATGCTGAACGTGAAAGCTCAGCCGATCCAGACTGGCGTCAAACTCAGCCGCCTCAGCGTCACCAACACCCACCAGATCGTCGTTCACGAAACGCACCTGCTTGAGGCGGGGCAGGTGATCGTGGCCGCCGGAGCCGAGGGGCCGCACCTTGCCGAAAACGCGCTGGGCAGCGTGACGCACCATGCGCGGGCTTACCGGCAGTTGCCGCGCCTCAACGTCGCCACCAGCGACACCACTGCGGTTCTCCGGGCGGCGGGCCTGACCTTGCGGCCCTACGCCGGGGGCCTGACCCTCGTGCCGCCGGTTCATCACCGCGACCCGCACGGCTACGCGCCCACTGGCGGGCGACTGAGCGGCGTACCGGTGGGCCTGCGCCGCGAAACCCTAGAAGACGTGCTGAGGGCCATGGACGTTCTACCCGCTCTCGGCACCGCCGCGCTTGAGCTGGGCCGCAGCGTCAGTGACGTGCCGGGCGCTTGGTTAGCCCTCCCACAAGGGGGCTGGCCGCTGTTTGAGCCGCTGACCGAGCGCCACTGGCTGCTGCTCGGCGGCGAGAAAGCCGATCTGGTGGGGCCAGCCGTGGCGCGGGAACTGGCAAAAGCGGTAATCGGGTCAGTCGAGTAA
- a CDS encoding cold-shock protein has protein sequence MAAGRVKWFNAEKGFGFIECEGQPDVFAHYSAIKATGFRKLNEGDEVEFDIEPGKNGRGPQAANIVVTKAAPESDRGGSGGGGNFARSGGGNRW, from the coding sequence ATGGCTGCAGGACGAGTAAAGTGGTTTAACGCGGAAAAAGGTTTCGGTTTCATCGAGTGCGAAGGTCAGCCTGACGTGTTCGCGCACTACAGCGCCATCAAGGCGACGGGCTTTCGCAAGCTCAATGAAGGCGATGAAGTCGAGTTCGATATCGAACCCGGCAAGAATGGTCGTGGCCCCCAAGCCGCCAACATCGTGGTCACCAAAGCGGCTCCCGAAAGTGATCGCGGCGGCAGTGGCGGCGGCGGTAACTTCGCACGCAGTGGCGGCGGCAATCGCTGGTAA
- a CDS encoding SpoIID/LytB domain-containing protein, giving the protein MRLPPALPILAFALLAAPSAAAQNVRILIASSAALSVNTAPSTALSTSTTRWNIGVRGGKLTLGGQDTGSEVLSLPPNAGGTLEVAGHRYRGGLTVRAVGSGVQAINVVDIEEYLRGVVPAEMPPLWPQAAVRAQAIIARTYAAARINPAAPYDLCSTTQCQVYGGVAKEHPLSDAAVLSTRAEVVSSGGKLADTYFSADSGGYTASSLEAWGRDISYLRAQPDPASPSAQKPWVIVSALGTVQEVAARYGVRLGKLSALSVSKASTSGRVMELNLVGELGSKTLAGANAGGFLRSLGAKSSKVRLSLDSAALTLTGSGSGHGVGLSQWGARGMAQSGKSDLALLDFYYPGASVSVLTESQADAPGPQLGPTLPLSAAARRGFGPALTASAAEQSNPDPLRAPAFSPFELANLSSPPLFPMSLPADL; this is encoded by the coding sequence ATGCGTCTGCCCCCTGCGCTGCCCATCCTTGCCTTCGCTCTGTTGGCCGCCCCATCTGCCGCCGCCCAAAACGTGCGTATTTTGATTGCCAGCAGCGCGGCGCTGAGTGTCAACACCGCGCCCAGCACCGCCCTTTCTACGTCCACGACCCGCTGGAACATCGGGGTGCGCGGCGGCAAGCTGACCCTCGGCGGCCAAGACACCGGCAGCGAGGTACTGAGTTTGCCGCCCAATGCTGGCGGCACGCTGGAAGTCGCGGGCCACCGCTACCGGGGCGGACTGACCGTGCGGGCGGTGGGAAGCGGGGTGCAGGCCATCAACGTGGTGGACATCGAAGAGTACTTGCGCGGCGTGGTGCCTGCCGAAATGCCGCCGCTGTGGCCGCAGGCGGCGGTGCGGGCGCAGGCCATCATTGCGCGCACCTACGCGGCGGCCCGCATCAATCCGGCTGCGCCTTACGATTTGTGCTCCACCACCCAGTGCCAAGTCTACGGGGGCGTGGCCAAGGAGCACCCGCTTTCAGACGCGGCGGTGCTCTCGACCCGCGCCGAAGTGGTCAGCAGCGGCGGCAAGTTGGCCGACACTTACTTTTCGGCGGATTCCGGCGGCTACACGGCCAGCAGCTTGGAGGCCTGGGGCCGCGACATCTCTTACCTCAGGGCGCAGCCCGATCCGGCGTCGCCCAGCGCTCAAAAACCCTGGGTGATCGTCTCGGCGCTCGGCACGGTGCAGGAGGTGGCGGCCCGCTACGGCGTGCGGCTGGGCAAACTCAGCGCCCTGAGCGTCAGCAAAGCCAGCACCTCGGGCCGGGTGATGGAACTGAATCTGGTGGGTGAGCTCGGCAGCAAGACGCTGGCCGGGGCTAACGCGGGCGGCTTTTTGCGCTCGCTGGGGGCCAAGTCTTCCAAGGTGCGCCTCAGCCTAGACAGCGCGGCCCTGACGCTGACCGGCTCCGGCTCCGGGCACGGCGTGGGGCTGTCGCAGTGGGGAGCGAGGGGGATGGCCCAGAGCGGCAAAAGCGATCTGGCGCTGCTGGACTTTTACTACCCCGGCGCGAGCGTGAGTGTGCTGACCGAGAGCCAAGCCGACGCGCCAGGGCCGCAACTCGGGCCGACGTTGCCGCTCTCAGCGGCGGCGCGGCGCGGCTTTGGGCCTGCTTTGACGGCCTCTGCTGCTGAGCAGTCGAACCCAGATCCTCTCCGTGCGCCTGCGTTCAGTCCATTCGAACTGGCCAACCTGTCCAGCCCTCCGCTTTTCCCGATGTCGCTTCCGGCTGATCTGTGA
- a CDS encoding DR2241 family protein produces MRSLVLIGHGSHLNPESAAAVYAYADLLRSHGLFDEVVEGYWKEEPSLRQVLRTVRYTDVTVIPMFISEGYFTETVIPRELGLGHQGPVPPSGVARIIGGRTVRYTLPYGVHPRMSEVIVARAHEAYPDLNAEDTALIVLGHGTTRNENSNKIVYQNAERLRQSGKFAEVHAFFLDEEPKITGWQQHVKAKNIVLVPFFASEGWHTLETIPEDIGLTGEVTVFERPGTEGQTQTMYYSKPVGTHPAIAEVIVQLAEEAHGASDRGGDLERGHQDAWNAVRQRLSVGPLRIGEVLLRSMAGMVEIRHALDEGKANEGLKTVVTPEGVRDQVRLDEGGEYRPVHTLRNLARGWRAVLSEQDFPRALHFLYPAVVEESYAQHHHALRCTPWAATARRQTGIYAKVQKATPQQVETVASEICGGCLKTRLWADETLHQTFFDGVPGGIPCAEACTLLVAEVREEVSGKRGQKAEASH; encoded by the coding sequence ATGCGTTCACTGGTGCTCATTGGTCACGGCTCCCACCTCAATCCCGAATCGGCGGCGGCGGTCTACGCTTACGCCGACTTGCTGCGAAGTCACGGCCTGTTTGACGAGGTGGTGGAAGGCTACTGGAAAGAAGAGCCGTCGCTGCGCCAAGTGCTCAGAACCGTGCGATACACCGATGTCACCGTCATTCCGATGTTTATTAGCGAGGGGTACTTCACTGAAACGGTGATTCCGCGCGAACTCGGCCTCGGCCACCAAGGGCCGGTGCCGCCGTCCGGTGTGGCCCGCATCATCGGGGGGCGCACGGTGCGATACACCTTGCCCTACGGCGTGCATCCGCGCATGAGCGAAGTGATCGTGGCCCGCGCCCACGAAGCCTATCCAGATCTCAATGCCGAAGACACGGCCTTGATCGTGCTGGGACACGGCACCACCCGCAACGAAAACAGCAACAAAATCGTGTATCAAAACGCCGAGCGCCTGCGTCAGAGCGGCAAATTTGCCGAAGTCCACGCTTTTTTTCTGGACGAAGAACCCAAAATTACCGGCTGGCAGCAACACGTCAAAGCCAAAAACATCGTACTGGTGCCGTTTTTCGCTTCCGAAGGCTGGCACACGCTCGAAACCATTCCCGAAGACATCGGCCTGACCGGAGAGGTCACGGTGTTTGAGCGGCCTGGAACCGAAGGCCAGACGCAAACCATGTATTACAGCAAGCCCGTCGGCACCCATCCAGCGATAGCCGAAGTGATCGTGCAACTCGCCGAGGAAGCGCACGGAGCCAGCGACAGAGGCGGCGACCTCGAACGCGGCCACCAAGACGCTTGGAACGCCGTGCGGCAGCGCCTGAGCGTTGGCCCGCTGCGCATCGGCGAGGTGCTGCTGCGCTCTATGGCGGGCATGGTGGAAATCCGTCACGCCCTCGACGAAGGTAAGGCCAACGAAGGCCTGAAAACAGTGGTCACTCCTGAAGGCGTGCGTGACCAAGTTCGGCTGGATGAGGGCGGCGAGTACCGGCCCGTTCACACACTGCGGAATTTGGCGCGGGGCTGGCGAGCAGTACTGTCCGAGCAAGACTTTCCCCGCGCCCTACACTTTTTGTATCCAGCCGTGGTGGAAGAAAGCTACGCCCAGCATCACCACGCGCTGCGCTGCACGCCCTGGGCCGCCACCGCCCGACGCCAGACTGGCATTTATGCCAAAGTGCAAAAAGCCACGCCCCAACAAGTCGAAACGGTGGCGAGCGAGATTTGCGGCGGCTGCCTCAAGACCCGCTTGTGGGCGGACGAAACCTTGCACCAAACCTTTTTTGACGGCGTGCCGGGCGGCATCCCCTGCGCAGAAGCCTGCACTCTACTGGTGGCCGAAGTACGTGAAGAGGTCAGCGGCAAACGGGGCCAAAAAGCAGAGGCGTCTCACTAA
- a CDS encoding carbon-nitrogen hydrolase family protein: MTFLCVAAAAYLCQPYSHWDEYEARLSAWVARGAAGQAGVLIFPEYASLELISLLPPALWDDVQAQREPLQTFLPAFLELHARLARQYGVYVLAGSFPVEAAAGHFVNRAHFFGPDGQAGFQDKLVMTRFEAEEWSIGSGEGVKVFDTEYGKLGVNICYDAEFPDFARQQAAAGIEVLLIPSFSGSAHGYTRVRVGGMARALENQIYAVHAPCLADAPWSYAIETAVGAVAIYAPADNGLPESGIVAAGDFNVPDWLIHDLDLSLIREVRRSGHVLNARDQVWAQRQAAGPVVAVPFKASTNETQP, from the coding sequence GTGACTTTCCTGTGTGTCGCCGCCGCCGCTTACCTCTGCCAGCCTTACTCCCACTGGGATGAGTACGAAGCTCGGCTCAGCGCTTGGGTGGCCCGGGGCGCGGCGGGCCAAGCAGGCGTGCTGATCTTTCCCGAGTACGCCTCACTCGAACTGATCAGCTTGCTACCGCCCGCACTCTGGGACGATGTTCAGGCTCAACGGGAACCGCTGCAAACCTTCTTGCCAGCCTTCTTGGAGCTGCACGCCCGCTTGGCCCGTCAGTACGGCGTCTATGTGTTGGCGGGCAGCTTTCCAGTTGAGGCAGCGGCTGGCCACTTCGTCAACCGCGCTCACTTCTTCGGGCCGGACGGGCAAGCCGGCTTTCAAGATAAGTTGGTGATGACCCGCTTTGAAGCTGAGGAATGGAGTATTGGCAGCGGTGAGGGCGTCAAAGTCTTTGACACTGAGTACGGCAAGCTCGGCGTCAATATCTGTTATGACGCCGAGTTTCCTGACTTTGCCCGCCAGCAAGCGGCGGCGGGTATAGAAGTGCTGCTGATTCCCAGTTTTAGCGGCTCCGCGCACGGCTACACGCGGGTGCGGGTAGGCGGCATGGCCCGCGCCTTGGAGAATCAGATCTACGCTGTTCACGCACCTTGCCTCGCCGACGCACCGTGGAGTTACGCCATTGAAACGGCGGTGGGCGCAGTCGCCATCTACGCACCCGCCGACAATGGCTTGCCCGAAAGCGGGATCGTGGCGGCAGGCGATTTCAACGTCCCGGACTGGCTCATCCACGACTTAGACCTTAGCCTGATTCGTGAGGTCCGGCGCAGCGGCCACGTCCTGAATGCCCGCGACCAAGTCTGGGCGCAGCGGCAAGCGGCGGGGCCAGTCGTTGCCGTGCCTTTCAAGGCCAGCACCAACGAGACGCAGCCCTGA
- a CDS encoding class I SAM-dependent methyltransferase, with translation MKPHSREWYSKIARELGTYDHPWKRHTDGPDPELIYDALLSNLIAGGMWVLEAGCADGKDAARFGSYAAAWTGYDREEEFIKIARQKVPQAAFAVWDGKSVLSMMLRGPYDLVVSRRGPTSVIDHLPEVAAPEARFLYVGPTLGSPSVPDKLSAIGWAILGEWHTRVRTWLPTEEDDRARSEFLGEDHDPERWQAESEVRGRMYWEERQTILAAAK, from the coding sequence ATGAAGCCGCATTCCCGTGAGTGGTATTCCAAGATAGCCCGCGAGTTGGGAACCTATGACCACCCGTGGAAACGCCACACCGACGGCCCCGACCCCGAGTTGATCTACGACGCCCTGCTGTCGAACCTGATCGCGGGCGGCATGTGGGTGCTGGAAGCCGGCTGTGCCGACGGCAAGGACGCGGCCCGCTTCGGCAGCTACGCCGCCGCGTGGACAGGCTACGACCGCGAGGAAGAGTTTATTAAAATCGCCCGCCAAAAAGTTCCCCAAGCCGCCTTCGCCGTGTGGGACGGCAAGAGCGTGTTGTCAATGATGCTGCGCGGCCCTTACGACTTGGTGGTGTCGCGCCGAGGGCCGACCAGCGTGATTGACCATTTGCCGGAAGTCGCCGCGCCGGAAGCCCGATTTTTGTACGTCGGCCCAACCCTGGGTTCGCCCAGCGTGCCGGACAAACTCAGTGCTATCGGCTGGGCCATCTTGGGTGAGTGGCACACCCGCGTGCGAACCTGGCTTCCCACTGAGGAAGATGACCGCGCCCGCTCGGAATTTTTGGGCGAAGACCATGATCCGGAGCGCTGGCAAGCCGAATCGGAAGTGCGGGGCCGGATGTACTGGGAAGAGCGTCAAACTATTTTGGCAGCGGCAAAGTAA